A region of Dioscorea cayenensis subsp. rotundata cultivar TDr96_F1 chromosome 5, TDr96_F1_v2_PseudoChromosome.rev07_lg8_w22 25.fasta, whole genome shotgun sequence DNA encodes the following proteins:
- the LOC120261193 gene encoding calnexin homolog: MMGGRRIAPLLALVLIACLAFQLHASDPLFYESFDESFEGRWIVSNKDDYQGIWKHSKSEGHEDYGLLVSDKARKYAIVKELDEPVKLKDGTIVLQFETRLQNGLECGGAYIKYLRPQDAGWVPKEFDNESPYSIMFGPDKCGSTNKVHFILNHKNPKTGKFVEHHLKYPPSVPSDKLTHVYTAILKPNNELQILIDGEEKKKANFLSADDFEPALIPPETIPDPDDKKPEDWDERAKIPDPDAVKPEDWDEDAPMEIEDEDAVKPEGWLDDEPEDIDDPEATKPEDWDDDEDGEWEAPKIDNPKCEEAPGCGEWKRPTKRNPAYKGKWYAPMIDNPSYKGIWKPQQIPNPDYFELDKPDFEPIAAIGIEIWTMQDGILFDNILIASDEKKAESYRDEKWKPKYTSEKEKQKADDAASGSDGLSSFQKKVFDVLYKVANIPFLEAYKIKIIDVLEKGEKQPNLTIGILVSIVVVFLTIIFKILFGGKRAVAPANPPSETKTVDAPESSEGKEETEKEEKEDGAAARPRRPRRET, encoded by the exons ATGATGGGAGGCAGGCGGATTGCCCCGCTACTTGCTCTGGTACTGATCGCTTGCCTCGCATTTCAACTACACGCTTCGGATCCG TTGTTTTATGAGTCGTTTGATGAGTCTTTCGAAGGGCGGTGGATCGTGTCTAACAAGGATGATTACCAAG GTATCTGGAAGCACTCTAAGAGCGAGGGGCATGAAGATTATGGCCTTCTTGTGAGTGATAAGGCCAGGAAGTACGCTATTGTAAAAGAATTAGATGAGCCAGTAAAGCTTAAGGATGGAACCATTGTTCTACAGTTTGAAACACGACTCCAGAATGGTCTTGAATGTGGAGGGGCATACATTAAGTATCTCCGACCTCAGGATGCTGGATGGGTACCTAAGGAGTTTGATAATGAGTCCCCCTACTCGATCATGTTTGGTCCTGATAAATGTGGGTCCACGAACAAGGTTCATTTCATCCTCAATCACAAGAATCCAAAGACTGGGAAATTTGTTGAGCATCATCTTAAGTATCCACCATCTGTCCCATCTGACAAGCTGACTCATGTCTACACAGCTATTTTGAAACCTAACAATGAGTTGCAAATTTTGATTgatggggaggagaagaagaaagcaaacTTCTTGTCAGCTGATGACTTTGAGCCAGCACTTATCCCACCGGAAACCATTCCTGATCCAGATGATAAGAAGCCTGAGGATTGGGATGAGAGAGCTAAAATTCCTGACCCTGATGCAGTGAAGCCTGAGGATTGGGATGAAGATGCTCCCATGGAAATTGAAGATGAGGATGCTGTCAAACCTGAGGGATGGTTGGATGATGAGCCTGAGGATATTGATGATCCTGAAGCCACAAAACCGGAAGATTGGGATGATGACGAGGATGGGGAATGGGAGGCTCCTAAAATTGACAACCCTAAGTGTGAGGAAGCACCTGGCTGTGGTGAGTGGAAGAGGCCAACAAAGAGGAATCCGGCCTACAAGGGGAAGTGGTATGCACCTATGATTGACAACCCAAGCTACAAAGGCATCTGGAAACCACAGCAGATACCTAACCCTGACTATTTTGAACTTGACAAACCTGATTTTGAGCCTATCGCTGCTATTGGCATTGAGATCTGGACCATGCAGGATGGCATTTTGTTTGACAATATTTTGATAGCTAGTGATGAGAAGAAGGCTGAGTCTTACAGGGATGAAAAGTGGAAGCCAAAATACACCAGTGAAAAGGAAAAGCAGAAGGCTGATGATGCAGCTTCTGGTTCAGATGGACTTTCAAGCTTTCAG AAGAAGGTATTTGATGTTCTTTACAAAGTTGCCAACATTCCTTTCTTGGAAGCATACAAGATCAAGATCATT GATGTCCTTGAGAAAGGAGAAAAACAGCCAAACCTGACCATCGGAATCCTGGTATCCATTGTGGTGGTGTTCTTGACAATCATCTTCAAGATTCTCTTCGGGGGGAAACGGGCAGTG GCACCTGCTAACCCGCCTTCTGAAACCAAGACGGTAGATGCTCCAGAGAGCAGTGAAGGAAAGGAAGAAACcgagaaagaagagaaggaagATGGAGCGGCAGCACGCCCCCGGAGGCCCCGGCGTGAGACATAG
- the LOC120261818 gene encoding WAT1-related protein At1g43650-like — translation MDSQRTCMPYLAMVLTQLIFAGMALFTKAAVGGGMNPYIFVFYREVFATLFLAPFILFFERNKGLPRLPMMRIFFTAFCGDTLSSFLYTISLRYTSATFASASTNAIPSITLVLALLSRVEKLSKKKKLYGAAKLAGSSVSLAGAFIFSLYKGPAVKFINEHQLAQEASSSLQNSISKANWVKGCLIMLVAHTCWSTWLILQGPLVKSYPAELRLTFVQCLCSAMQTAVIAVIFERSPSSWKLKLNIPLLAAVYCGLATGISFWLITWCVDKKGPVFTSAFTPMALLATAIFSAIVWKETLHWGSVIGAVLLVVGLYCVLWGKSKEEKPLLEEQEKDEGIGHNEKDPESNGHS, via the exons ATGGATAGCCAAAGGACATGCATGCCATACCTAGCCATGGTGCTAACGCAGTTAATATTTGCAGGCATGGCCTTGTTCACAAAAGCAGCTGTTGGTGGAGGCATGAATCCTTATATCTTTGTGTTCTACCGTGAAGTTTTTGCTACTCTTTTCCTGGCTCCCTTCATCCTTTTCTTTGAAAG GAACAAAGGCCTTCCTCGTTTGCCTATGATGAGGATCTTCTTCACTGCTTTCTGTGG GGACACCTTGAGTTCCTTCTTGTACACCATTTCACTCAGATACACATCTGCAACCTTTGCATCAGCTAGCACAAATGCCATTCCCTCCATCACTCTTGTACTAGCTCTTCTCTCAAG GGTTGAAAAgctttcaaaaaagaaaaaactctaTGGAGCAGCAAAGTTGGCAGGATCTTCTGTCTCCCTTGCAGGTGCATTCATATTTTCTCTCTATAAAGGTCCTGCAGTGAAGTTCATAAATGAACACCAACTAGCACAAGAAGCATCATCATCTCTACAGAATAGCATCTCCAAAGCTAACTGGGTGAAAGGTTGCCTCATCATGCTAGTAGCTCATACTTGTTGGTCTACATGGCTCATCTTACAG GGTCCTCTAGTTAAAAGCTACCCGGCTGAGCTTCGTCTCACTTTCGTTCAATGCTTGTGCAGCGCCATGCAGACCGCTGTAATTGCTGTCATCTTTGAGAGAAGTCCATCTTCATGGAAACTCAAATTGAATATCCCTCTTCTTGCTGCTGTCTATTGT GGATTGGCCACTGGCATATCCTTCTGGCTGATCACTTGGTGTGTGGATAAGAAGGGTCCTGTTTTCACATCAGCCTTCACTCCAATGGCACTACTTGCCACAGCTATCTTTTCCGCCATTGTTTGGAAGGAGACACTTCACTGGGGAAG TGTTATTGGAGCTGTTCTCCTTGTTGTGGGTCTCTACTGTGTCCTCTGGGGAAAGAGCAAGGAAGAGAAGCCATTGTTAGAGgaacaagaaaaagatgaaggaaTTGGCCACAATGAAAAGGATCCAGAGAGCAACGGCCATagctaa
- the LOC120261641 gene encoding uncharacterized protein LOC120261641: MGIKSLTLQMIPWCFHVAGAACRDGPTPGPTRIVRLIGSDGRVRIYDRSVCAAELMREHPLHLVCRSDTFFIGQRVPALAAGDRLQPGHSYLLLPASFFHSVLSFVTLASSLAGSNPNRKAPIRPFDIKKTDSGTLQVRVSDEFLEKVAEEEEEERRLRRVCTTQELEKDYKQLVRCKSRQWRPKLETIRESDRKRGVRALKAFGGIKRRKKKTIKSKDNTIITSSSSDQL; this comes from the coding sequence atgggtATTAAATCACTAACGCTCCAAATGATCCCCTGGTGCTTCCACGTGGCCGGCGCAGCATGCCGGGACGGACCAACACCCGGTCCGACCCGCATCGTCCGTCTTATCGGATCCGACGGTCGGGTTCGGATCTACGACAGATCCGTTTGTGCAGCGGAGCTAATGCGGGAGCACCCACTCCACTTAGTCTGCAGATCCGATACCTTCTTCATCGGCCAACGGGTCCCTGCCCTCGCCGCCGGCGACCGTCTCCAGCCTGGCCACAGCTACCTTCTCCTTCCTGCTTCCTTCTTCCACTCCGTTCTCTCCTTCGTCACTCTTGCTTCTTCTTTAGCGGGTTCAAACCCGAACCGTAAGGCTCCGATAAGGCCTTTTGATATTAAGAAAACGGATTCGGGTACGTTGCAAGTCCGGGTTTCTGATGAGTTCTTGGAGAAGgtggcggaggaggaggaggaggagagaagACTTAGGAGAGTTTGTACTACTCAAGAGCTTGAGAAGGATTATAAGCAGCTTGTGAGATGTAAATCCAGACAGTGGAGACCAAAGCTTGAGACCATTAGAGAGTCTGATAGGAAGAGAGGTGTCAGAGCTCTCAAAGCCTTTGGTGGTATcaagagaaggaagaagaagaccaTCAAGTCCAAAGACAACACTAtaattacttcttcttcttctgatcaGTTGTAG